From a region of the Betta splendens chromosome 5, fBetSpl5.4, whole genome shotgun sequence genome:
- the LOC114855217 gene encoding AMP deaminase 2-like isoform X3: MSQNLCAASGPKPLKPQRSLPGTPVSLTHYPIDLRTSMEEKYKEIAEELFTRSMAESEMRSAPYEFPEDSPIEQLEERRHRLERQISQDIKLEPDILLRAKQDFMKIDSAADLESMKEKFEDTVDDGFKEREMPMEREYQRVAITGEEKCGVPFTDLVDAAKCVVKALFIREKYINRSMQTFCKTTAHALQDLGMKPVDVGLYEDIPETPVDADAPVHPPVSETHPYDNQDPKNMPADTGYGCKMVDGVVHVYTKKNNMDKSTEVDLLYPDLKEYIADMNVMMALIINGPVKSFCYRRLQYLSSKFQMHILLNEMKELAAQKKVPHRDFYNIRKVDTHIHASSCMNQKHLLRFIKRAMKKYPGEIVHMENGRGQTLKDVFESMNLTAFDLSVDTLDMHADRNTFHRFDKFNAKYNPIGESILREIFIKTDNHVEGKYFAHIVKEVMFDLEESKYQNSELRLSIYGRSRDEWDKLAQWAVNHRVYSDNVRWLVQVPRLFDVYHTKKQLANFQEMLENIFMPLFEVTINPCSHPELHLFLEHVVGFDSVDDESKPEHHIFNLESPLPANWTEEDNPPYSYYLYYTYANMTVLNHLRKRRGFHTFVLRPHCGEAGPIHHLVSGFMLSENISHGLLLRKAPVLQYLYYLAQIGIAMSPLSNNSLFLSYHRNPLPEYLSRGLMVSLSTDDPLQFHFTKEPLMEEYSIATQVWKLSSCDMCELARNSVLMSGFAHKAKSYWLGPSYSKEGPESNDIRRTNVPDIRVAYRSETLSEELQLITQAVRTEELDTIYEEDSLSMGPLPGRR, encoded by the exons ATGTCACAAA ATCTGTGTGCTGCATCTGGGCCCAAGCCCCTGAAGCCTCAGAGATCCCTACCTGGGACGCCGGTTTCTCTCACACATTACCCGATTGACCTGCGAACATCCATGGAAGAAAAATACAAAGAGATCGCAGAG GAGCTGTTTACACGCAGCATGGCGGAGAGCGAGATGCGAAGTGCTCCTTATGAGTTCCCGGAGGACAGCCCCATcgaacagctggaggagcggcgGCACCGATTAGAGCGGCAAATCAGCCAGGATATTAA GCTTGAGCCAGACATCTTGCTCCGCGCCAAGCAGGACTTCATGAAAATCGACAGTGCAGCAGACCTAGA GTCAATGAAGGAGAAATTTGAGGACACTGTTGACGATGGCTTTAAGGAGAGGGAAATGCCAATGGAGAGAGAGTACCAGCGGGTCGCCATAACAGGAGAGGAAAAGTGTGGA GTGCCCTTCACTGACCTCGTAGATGCTGCTAAGTGTGTGGTGAAGGCCTTATTTATTCGGGAGAAGTACATAAACCGCTCCATGCAGACATTCTGTAAAACCACAGCCCACGCACTGCAGGACCTCGGGATGAAGCCTGTGGATGTGGGACTCTATGAGGACATACCAGAGACCCCCGTAGATGCTG ATGCCCCTGTCCATCCACCAGTTTCAGAGACACACCCTTATGACAATCAGGACCCCAAGAATATGCCGGCAGACACAGGATACGGATGCAAGATGGTGGATGGCGTGGTCCATGTATACACCAAGAAAAACAATATGGACAA AAGTACTGAAGTGGACCTGCTGTATCCTGACCTAAAGGAGTACATTGCAGACATGAACGTTATGATGGCTCTCATCATCAATGGGCCAGT GAAGTCTTTCTGCTATCGCCGCTTGCAGTACTTGAGCTCTAAGTTCCAGATGCACATCCTCCTGAATGAGATGAAGGAACTGGCAGCACAGAAGAAAGTTCCTCATAGAGACTTTTACAACATACGAAAG gtagacacacacatacacgcgtcGTCCTGCATGAACCAGAAGCACCTTCTGCGATTTATCAAGCGAGCGATGAAGAAATACCCCGGGGAGATCGTTCACATGGAGAACGGCCGGGGTCAGACCCTCAAGGATGTGTTTGAGAGCATGAATCTGACAGCGTTTGACCTGAGTGTGGACACTCTGGACATGCATGCG GATCGTAACACATTCCATCGGTTTGACAAGTTCAATGCGAAATACAACCCTATCGGAGAATCCATCCTCAGAGAGATCTTCATCAAAACTGACAACCACGTTGAAGGAAAGTACTTCGCACACATAGTCAAG GAGGTGATGTTCGACCTGGAGGAGAGTAAGTACCAGAACTCTGAGCTGCGTCTGTCCATCTATGGCCGCTCACGTGACGAATGGGATAAGTTGGCTCAGTGGGCGGTCAACCATCGCGTGTACTCCGACAACGTGCGCTGGCTTGTCCAGGTGCCCCGTCTCTT TGACGTGTACCACACAAAGAAGCAGCTGGCTAATTTCCAGGAGATGTTGGAAAATATCTTCATGCCTCTGTTTGAAGTCACGATCAACCCCTGCAGCCATCCTGAGCTGCACCTCTTTCTGGAGCAC GTGGTCGGCTTTGACAGTGTGGATGATGAGTCCAAACCTGAGCACCACATTTTCAACCTTGAGAGTCCGCTGCCAGCGAACTGGACAGAAGAAGACAACCCACCGTACTCCTACTACCTCTACTACACTTACGCCAACATGACTGTGCTCAACCACCTTCGAAA GCGACGAGGCTTCCACACGTTTGTCCTGAGACCTCACTGTGGGGAGGCAGGGCCGATCCACCACCTGGTGTCAGGTTTTATGTTATCTGAGAACATCTCACATGGGCTGCTGCTCAGAAAG GCCCCAGTGCTGCAGTATCTTTACTACCTGGCTCAAATTGGCATCGCTATGTCACCACTGAGCAACAACAGCCTGTTCCTCAGTTACCACCGCAACCCTCTACCAGAGTACCTGTCACGAGGCCTCATGGTGTCTCTGTCCACCGATGATCCTCTTCAGTTTCACTTCACCAAG GAGCCTCTGATGGAAGAATACAGCATTGCCACGCAGGTGTGGAAACTCAGCTCCTGCGACATGTGTGAGCTTGCAAGAAACAGCGTTCTCATGAGTGGGTTTGCACACAAG GCTAAAAGCTACTGGTTGGGCCCCAGTTATTCAAAAGAAGGCCCAGAGAGCAACGACATCCGTCGCACCAACGTCCCTGACATCCGCGTGGCGTACCGCAGCGAGACGCTCtccgaggagctgcagctcatcactCAAGCCGTgcgcacagaggagctggacacCATTTACGAGGAGGACTCCCTCTCCATGGGGCCCCTGCCGGGACGCCGCTGA
- the LOC114855217 gene encoding AMP deaminase 2-like isoform X4 has translation MEEKYKEIAEELFTRSMAESEMRSAPYEFPEDSPIEQLEERRHRLERQISQDIKLEPDILLRAKQDFMKIDSAADLESMKEKFEDTVDDGFKEREMPMEREYQRVAITGEEKCGVPFTDLVDAAKCVVKALFIREKYINRSMQTFCKTTAHALQDLGMKPVDVGLYEDIPETPVDADAPVHPPVSETHPYDNQDPKNMPADTGYGCKMVDGVVHVYTKKNNMDKSTEVDLLYPDLKEYIADMNVMMALIINGPVKSFCYRRLQYLSSKFQMHILLNEMKELAAQKKVPHRDFYNIRKVDTHIHASSCMNQKHLLRFIKRAMKKYPGEIVHMENGRGQTLKDVFESMNLTAFDLSVDTLDMHADRNTFHRFDKFNAKYNPIGESILREIFIKTDNHVEGKYFAHIVKEVMFDLEESKYQNSELRLSIYGRSRDEWDKLAQWAVNHRVYSDNVRWLVQVPRLFDVYHTKKQLANFQEMLENIFMPLFEVTINPCSHPELHLFLEHVVGFDSVDDESKPEHHIFNLESPLPANWTEEDNPPYSYYLYYTYANMTVLNHLRKRRGFHTFVLRPHCGEAGPIHHLVSGFMLSENISHGLLLRKAPVLQYLYYLAQIGIAMSPLSNNSLFLSYHRNPLPEYLSRGLMVSLSTDDPLQFHFTKEPLMEEYSIATQVWKLSSCDMCELARNSVLMSGFAHKAKSYWLGPSYSKEGPESNDIRRTNVPDIRVAYRSETLSEELQLITQAVRTEELDTIYEEDSLSMGPLPGRR, from the exons ATGGAAGAAAAATACAAAGAGATCGCAGAG GAGCTGTTTACACGCAGCATGGCGGAGAGCGAGATGCGAAGTGCTCCTTATGAGTTCCCGGAGGACAGCCCCATcgaacagctggaggagcggcgGCACCGATTAGAGCGGCAAATCAGCCAGGATATTAA GCTTGAGCCAGACATCTTGCTCCGCGCCAAGCAGGACTTCATGAAAATCGACAGTGCAGCAGACCTAGA GTCAATGAAGGAGAAATTTGAGGACACTGTTGACGATGGCTTTAAGGAGAGGGAAATGCCAATGGAGAGAGAGTACCAGCGGGTCGCCATAACAGGAGAGGAAAAGTGTGGA GTGCCCTTCACTGACCTCGTAGATGCTGCTAAGTGTGTGGTGAAGGCCTTATTTATTCGGGAGAAGTACATAAACCGCTCCATGCAGACATTCTGTAAAACCACAGCCCACGCACTGCAGGACCTCGGGATGAAGCCTGTGGATGTGGGACTCTATGAGGACATACCAGAGACCCCCGTAGATGCTG ATGCCCCTGTCCATCCACCAGTTTCAGAGACACACCCTTATGACAATCAGGACCCCAAGAATATGCCGGCAGACACAGGATACGGATGCAAGATGGTGGATGGCGTGGTCCATGTATACACCAAGAAAAACAATATGGACAA AAGTACTGAAGTGGACCTGCTGTATCCTGACCTAAAGGAGTACATTGCAGACATGAACGTTATGATGGCTCTCATCATCAATGGGCCAGT GAAGTCTTTCTGCTATCGCCGCTTGCAGTACTTGAGCTCTAAGTTCCAGATGCACATCCTCCTGAATGAGATGAAGGAACTGGCAGCACAGAAGAAAGTTCCTCATAGAGACTTTTACAACATACGAAAG gtagacacacacatacacgcgtcGTCCTGCATGAACCAGAAGCACCTTCTGCGATTTATCAAGCGAGCGATGAAGAAATACCCCGGGGAGATCGTTCACATGGAGAACGGCCGGGGTCAGACCCTCAAGGATGTGTTTGAGAGCATGAATCTGACAGCGTTTGACCTGAGTGTGGACACTCTGGACATGCATGCG GATCGTAACACATTCCATCGGTTTGACAAGTTCAATGCGAAATACAACCCTATCGGAGAATCCATCCTCAGAGAGATCTTCATCAAAACTGACAACCACGTTGAAGGAAAGTACTTCGCACACATAGTCAAG GAGGTGATGTTCGACCTGGAGGAGAGTAAGTACCAGAACTCTGAGCTGCGTCTGTCCATCTATGGCCGCTCACGTGACGAATGGGATAAGTTGGCTCAGTGGGCGGTCAACCATCGCGTGTACTCCGACAACGTGCGCTGGCTTGTCCAGGTGCCCCGTCTCTT TGACGTGTACCACACAAAGAAGCAGCTGGCTAATTTCCAGGAGATGTTGGAAAATATCTTCATGCCTCTGTTTGAAGTCACGATCAACCCCTGCAGCCATCCTGAGCTGCACCTCTTTCTGGAGCAC GTGGTCGGCTTTGACAGTGTGGATGATGAGTCCAAACCTGAGCACCACATTTTCAACCTTGAGAGTCCGCTGCCAGCGAACTGGACAGAAGAAGACAACCCACCGTACTCCTACTACCTCTACTACACTTACGCCAACATGACTGTGCTCAACCACCTTCGAAA GCGACGAGGCTTCCACACGTTTGTCCTGAGACCTCACTGTGGGGAGGCAGGGCCGATCCACCACCTGGTGTCAGGTTTTATGTTATCTGAGAACATCTCACATGGGCTGCTGCTCAGAAAG GCCCCAGTGCTGCAGTATCTTTACTACCTGGCTCAAATTGGCATCGCTATGTCACCACTGAGCAACAACAGCCTGTTCCTCAGTTACCACCGCAACCCTCTACCAGAGTACCTGTCACGAGGCCTCATGGTGTCTCTGTCCACCGATGATCCTCTTCAGTTTCACTTCACCAAG GAGCCTCTGATGGAAGAATACAGCATTGCCACGCAGGTGTGGAAACTCAGCTCCTGCGACATGTGTGAGCTTGCAAGAAACAGCGTTCTCATGAGTGGGTTTGCACACAAG GCTAAAAGCTACTGGTTGGGCCCCAGTTATTCAAAAGAAGGCCCAGAGAGCAACGACATCCGTCGCACCAACGTCCCTGACATCCGCGTGGCGTACCGCAGCGAGACGCTCtccgaggagctgcagctcatcactCAAGCCGTgcgcacagaggagctggacacCATTTACGAGGAGGACTCCCTCTCCATGGGGCCCCTGCCGGGACGCCGCTGA
- the LOC114855217 gene encoding AMP deaminase 2-like isoform X2, whose protein sequence is MPSCVAIFSCIGGRKLVPWLLGQPRRMAPSRSWGSLGLPFSSSPCSMSADLPLYGRSQLCRGASPVQVKVLPPHFFIMRQSSSSRAGAPSSLCWPMRNSDLLCSNSNNTGNKMSSFSSTTDGQGKPKAKSPFRKRGSLQSTTSPDLCAASGPKPLKPQRSLPGTPVSLTHYPIDLRTSMEEKYKEIAEELFTRSMAESEMRSAPYEFPEDSPIEQLEERRHRLERQISQDIKSMKEKFEDTVDDGFKEREMPMEREYQRVAITGEEKCGVPFTDLVDAAKCVVKALFIREKYINRSMQTFCKTTAHALQDLGMKPVDVGLYEDIPETPVDADAPVHPPVSETHPYDNQDPKNMPADTGYGCKMVDGVVHVYTKKNNMDKSTEVDLLYPDLKEYIADMNVMMALIINGPVKSFCYRRLQYLSSKFQMHILLNEMKELAAQKKVPHRDFYNIRKVDTHIHASSCMNQKHLLRFIKRAMKKYPGEIVHMENGRGQTLKDVFESMNLTAFDLSVDTLDMHADRNTFHRFDKFNAKYNPIGESILREIFIKTDNHVEGKYFAHIVKEVMFDLEESKYQNSELRLSIYGRSRDEWDKLAQWAVNHRVYSDNVRWLVQVPRLFDVYHTKKQLANFQEMLENIFMPLFEVTINPCSHPELHLFLEHVVGFDSVDDESKPEHHIFNLESPLPANWTEEDNPPYSYYLYYTYANMTVLNHLRKRRGFHTFVLRPHCGEAGPIHHLVSGFMLSENISHGLLLRKAPVLQYLYYLAQIGIAMSPLSNNSLFLSYHRNPLPEYLSRGLMVSLSTDDPLQFHFTKEPLMEEYSIATQVWKLSSCDMCELARNSVLMSGFAHKAKSYWLGPSYSKEGPESNDIRRTNVPDIRVAYRSETLSEELQLITQAVRTEELDTIYEEDSLSMGPLPGRR, encoded by the exons ATGCCCTCCTGTGTGGCTATTTTCTCCTGCATTGGCGGTAGGAAGCTTGTTCCCTGGTTGCTAGGGCAACCAAGAAGGATGGCCCCCAGCCGGAGCTGGGGAAGCCTTGGGCTACCGTTCAGCTCGTCACCATGCAGCATGTCTGCTGACCTGCCGCTGTATGGGAGGAGCcagctctgcagaggagctTCTCCCGTCCAAGTAAAGGTCCTGCCGCCCCACTTCTTCATCATGAGgcagagctccagcagcagagctggtgctccttcctccctctgctggccAATGCGCAACTCGGACTTGCTCTGCTCCAATAGTAACAACACGGGCAACAAGATGtcatctttctcctccaccacggATGGACAAGGGAAGCCCAAGGCTAAATCCCCGTTCCGCAAGAGGGGGAGTCTGCAGAGCACCACTAGtcctg ATCTGTGTGCTGCATCTGGGCCCAAGCCCCTGAAGCCTCAGAGATCCCTACCTGGGACGCCGGTTTCTCTCACACATTACCCGATTGACCTGCGAACATCCATGGAAGAAAAATACAAAGAGATCGCAGAG GAGCTGTTTACACGCAGCATGGCGGAGAGCGAGATGCGAAGTGCTCCTTATGAGTTCCCGGAGGACAGCCCCATcgaacagctggaggagcggcgGCACCGATTAGAGCGGCAAATCAGCCAGGATATTAA GTCAATGAAGGAGAAATTTGAGGACACTGTTGACGATGGCTTTAAGGAGAGGGAAATGCCAATGGAGAGAGAGTACCAGCGGGTCGCCATAACAGGAGAGGAAAAGTGTGGA GTGCCCTTCACTGACCTCGTAGATGCTGCTAAGTGTGTGGTGAAGGCCTTATTTATTCGGGAGAAGTACATAAACCGCTCCATGCAGACATTCTGTAAAACCACAGCCCACGCACTGCAGGACCTCGGGATGAAGCCTGTGGATGTGGGACTCTATGAGGACATACCAGAGACCCCCGTAGATGCTG ATGCCCCTGTCCATCCACCAGTTTCAGAGACACACCCTTATGACAATCAGGACCCCAAGAATATGCCGGCAGACACAGGATACGGATGCAAGATGGTGGATGGCGTGGTCCATGTATACACCAAGAAAAACAATATGGACAA AAGTACTGAAGTGGACCTGCTGTATCCTGACCTAAAGGAGTACATTGCAGACATGAACGTTATGATGGCTCTCATCATCAATGGGCCAGT GAAGTCTTTCTGCTATCGCCGCTTGCAGTACTTGAGCTCTAAGTTCCAGATGCACATCCTCCTGAATGAGATGAAGGAACTGGCAGCACAGAAGAAAGTTCCTCATAGAGACTTTTACAACATACGAAAG gtagacacacacatacacgcgtcGTCCTGCATGAACCAGAAGCACCTTCTGCGATTTATCAAGCGAGCGATGAAGAAATACCCCGGGGAGATCGTTCACATGGAGAACGGCCGGGGTCAGACCCTCAAGGATGTGTTTGAGAGCATGAATCTGACAGCGTTTGACCTGAGTGTGGACACTCTGGACATGCATGCG GATCGTAACACATTCCATCGGTTTGACAAGTTCAATGCGAAATACAACCCTATCGGAGAATCCATCCTCAGAGAGATCTTCATCAAAACTGACAACCACGTTGAAGGAAAGTACTTCGCACACATAGTCAAG GAGGTGATGTTCGACCTGGAGGAGAGTAAGTACCAGAACTCTGAGCTGCGTCTGTCCATCTATGGCCGCTCACGTGACGAATGGGATAAGTTGGCTCAGTGGGCGGTCAACCATCGCGTGTACTCCGACAACGTGCGCTGGCTTGTCCAGGTGCCCCGTCTCTT TGACGTGTACCACACAAAGAAGCAGCTGGCTAATTTCCAGGAGATGTTGGAAAATATCTTCATGCCTCTGTTTGAAGTCACGATCAACCCCTGCAGCCATCCTGAGCTGCACCTCTTTCTGGAGCAC GTGGTCGGCTTTGACAGTGTGGATGATGAGTCCAAACCTGAGCACCACATTTTCAACCTTGAGAGTCCGCTGCCAGCGAACTGGACAGAAGAAGACAACCCACCGTACTCCTACTACCTCTACTACACTTACGCCAACATGACTGTGCTCAACCACCTTCGAAA GCGACGAGGCTTCCACACGTTTGTCCTGAGACCTCACTGTGGGGAGGCAGGGCCGATCCACCACCTGGTGTCAGGTTTTATGTTATCTGAGAACATCTCACATGGGCTGCTGCTCAGAAAG GCCCCAGTGCTGCAGTATCTTTACTACCTGGCTCAAATTGGCATCGCTATGTCACCACTGAGCAACAACAGCCTGTTCCTCAGTTACCACCGCAACCCTCTACCAGAGTACCTGTCACGAGGCCTCATGGTGTCTCTGTCCACCGATGATCCTCTTCAGTTTCACTTCACCAAG GAGCCTCTGATGGAAGAATACAGCATTGCCACGCAGGTGTGGAAACTCAGCTCCTGCGACATGTGTGAGCTTGCAAGAAACAGCGTTCTCATGAGTGGGTTTGCACACAAG GCTAAAAGCTACTGGTTGGGCCCCAGTTATTCAAAAGAAGGCCCAGAGAGCAACGACATCCGTCGCACCAACGTCCCTGACATCCGCGTGGCGTACCGCAGCGAGACGCTCtccgaggagctgcagctcatcactCAAGCCGTgcgcacagaggagctggacacCATTTACGAGGAGGACTCCCTCTCCATGGGGCCCCTGCCGGGACGCCGCTGA
- the LOC114855217 gene encoding AMP deaminase 2-like isoform X1, with translation MPSCVAIFSCIGGRKLVPWLLGQPRRMAPSRSWGSLGLPFSSSPCSMSADLPLYGRSQLCRGASPVQVKVLPPHFFIMRQSSSSRAGAPSSLCWPMRNSDLLCSNSNNTGNKMSSFSSTTDGQGKPKAKSPFRKRGSLQSTTSPDLCAASGPKPLKPQRSLPGTPVSLTHYPIDLRTSMEEKYKEIAEELFTRSMAESEMRSAPYEFPEDSPIEQLEERRHRLERQISQDIKLEPDILLRAKQDFMKIDSAADLESMKEKFEDTVDDGFKEREMPMEREYQRVAITGEEKCGVPFTDLVDAAKCVVKALFIREKYINRSMQTFCKTTAHALQDLGMKPVDVGLYEDIPETPVDADAPVHPPVSETHPYDNQDPKNMPADTGYGCKMVDGVVHVYTKKNNMDKSTEVDLLYPDLKEYIADMNVMMALIINGPVKSFCYRRLQYLSSKFQMHILLNEMKELAAQKKVPHRDFYNIRKVDTHIHASSCMNQKHLLRFIKRAMKKYPGEIVHMENGRGQTLKDVFESMNLTAFDLSVDTLDMHADRNTFHRFDKFNAKYNPIGESILREIFIKTDNHVEGKYFAHIVKEVMFDLEESKYQNSELRLSIYGRSRDEWDKLAQWAVNHRVYSDNVRWLVQVPRLFDVYHTKKQLANFQEMLENIFMPLFEVTINPCSHPELHLFLEHVVGFDSVDDESKPEHHIFNLESPLPANWTEEDNPPYSYYLYYTYANMTVLNHLRKRRGFHTFVLRPHCGEAGPIHHLVSGFMLSENISHGLLLRKAPVLQYLYYLAQIGIAMSPLSNNSLFLSYHRNPLPEYLSRGLMVSLSTDDPLQFHFTKEPLMEEYSIATQVWKLSSCDMCELARNSVLMSGFAHKAKSYWLGPSYSKEGPESNDIRRTNVPDIRVAYRSETLSEELQLITQAVRTEELDTIYEEDSLSMGPLPGRR, from the exons ATGCCCTCCTGTGTGGCTATTTTCTCCTGCATTGGCGGTAGGAAGCTTGTTCCCTGGTTGCTAGGGCAACCAAGAAGGATGGCCCCCAGCCGGAGCTGGGGAAGCCTTGGGCTACCGTTCAGCTCGTCACCATGCAGCATGTCTGCTGACCTGCCGCTGTATGGGAGGAGCcagctctgcagaggagctTCTCCCGTCCAAGTAAAGGTCCTGCCGCCCCACTTCTTCATCATGAGgcagagctccagcagcagagctggtgctccttcctccctctgctggccAATGCGCAACTCGGACTTGCTCTGCTCCAATAGTAACAACACGGGCAACAAGATGtcatctttctcctccaccacggATGGACAAGGGAAGCCCAAGGCTAAATCCCCGTTCCGCAAGAGGGGGAGTCTGCAGAGCACCACTAGtcctg ATCTGTGTGCTGCATCTGGGCCCAAGCCCCTGAAGCCTCAGAGATCCCTACCTGGGACGCCGGTTTCTCTCACACATTACCCGATTGACCTGCGAACATCCATGGAAGAAAAATACAAAGAGATCGCAGAG GAGCTGTTTACACGCAGCATGGCGGAGAGCGAGATGCGAAGTGCTCCTTATGAGTTCCCGGAGGACAGCCCCATcgaacagctggaggagcggcgGCACCGATTAGAGCGGCAAATCAGCCAGGATATTAA GCTTGAGCCAGACATCTTGCTCCGCGCCAAGCAGGACTTCATGAAAATCGACAGTGCAGCAGACCTAGA GTCAATGAAGGAGAAATTTGAGGACACTGTTGACGATGGCTTTAAGGAGAGGGAAATGCCAATGGAGAGAGAGTACCAGCGGGTCGCCATAACAGGAGAGGAAAAGTGTGGA GTGCCCTTCACTGACCTCGTAGATGCTGCTAAGTGTGTGGTGAAGGCCTTATTTATTCGGGAGAAGTACATAAACCGCTCCATGCAGACATTCTGTAAAACCACAGCCCACGCACTGCAGGACCTCGGGATGAAGCCTGTGGATGTGGGACTCTATGAGGACATACCAGAGACCCCCGTAGATGCTG ATGCCCCTGTCCATCCACCAGTTTCAGAGACACACCCTTATGACAATCAGGACCCCAAGAATATGCCGGCAGACACAGGATACGGATGCAAGATGGTGGATGGCGTGGTCCATGTATACACCAAGAAAAACAATATGGACAA AAGTACTGAAGTGGACCTGCTGTATCCTGACCTAAAGGAGTACATTGCAGACATGAACGTTATGATGGCTCTCATCATCAATGGGCCAGT GAAGTCTTTCTGCTATCGCCGCTTGCAGTACTTGAGCTCTAAGTTCCAGATGCACATCCTCCTGAATGAGATGAAGGAACTGGCAGCACAGAAGAAAGTTCCTCATAGAGACTTTTACAACATACGAAAG gtagacacacacatacacgcgtcGTCCTGCATGAACCAGAAGCACCTTCTGCGATTTATCAAGCGAGCGATGAAGAAATACCCCGGGGAGATCGTTCACATGGAGAACGGCCGGGGTCAGACCCTCAAGGATGTGTTTGAGAGCATGAATCTGACAGCGTTTGACCTGAGTGTGGACACTCTGGACATGCATGCG GATCGTAACACATTCCATCGGTTTGACAAGTTCAATGCGAAATACAACCCTATCGGAGAATCCATCCTCAGAGAGATCTTCATCAAAACTGACAACCACGTTGAAGGAAAGTACTTCGCACACATAGTCAAG GAGGTGATGTTCGACCTGGAGGAGAGTAAGTACCAGAACTCTGAGCTGCGTCTGTCCATCTATGGCCGCTCACGTGACGAATGGGATAAGTTGGCTCAGTGGGCGGTCAACCATCGCGTGTACTCCGACAACGTGCGCTGGCTTGTCCAGGTGCCCCGTCTCTT TGACGTGTACCACACAAAGAAGCAGCTGGCTAATTTCCAGGAGATGTTGGAAAATATCTTCATGCCTCTGTTTGAAGTCACGATCAACCCCTGCAGCCATCCTGAGCTGCACCTCTTTCTGGAGCAC GTGGTCGGCTTTGACAGTGTGGATGATGAGTCCAAACCTGAGCACCACATTTTCAACCTTGAGAGTCCGCTGCCAGCGAACTGGACAGAAGAAGACAACCCACCGTACTCCTACTACCTCTACTACACTTACGCCAACATGACTGTGCTCAACCACCTTCGAAA GCGACGAGGCTTCCACACGTTTGTCCTGAGACCTCACTGTGGGGAGGCAGGGCCGATCCACCACCTGGTGTCAGGTTTTATGTTATCTGAGAACATCTCACATGGGCTGCTGCTCAGAAAG GCCCCAGTGCTGCAGTATCTTTACTACCTGGCTCAAATTGGCATCGCTATGTCACCACTGAGCAACAACAGCCTGTTCCTCAGTTACCACCGCAACCCTCTACCAGAGTACCTGTCACGAGGCCTCATGGTGTCTCTGTCCACCGATGATCCTCTTCAGTTTCACTTCACCAAG GAGCCTCTGATGGAAGAATACAGCATTGCCACGCAGGTGTGGAAACTCAGCTCCTGCGACATGTGTGAGCTTGCAAGAAACAGCGTTCTCATGAGTGGGTTTGCACACAAG GCTAAAAGCTACTGGTTGGGCCCCAGTTATTCAAAAGAAGGCCCAGAGAGCAACGACATCCGTCGCACCAACGTCCCTGACATCCGCGTGGCGTACCGCAGCGAGACGCTCtccgaggagctgcagctcatcactCAAGCCGTgcgcacagaggagctggacacCATTTACGAGGAGGACTCCCTCTCCATGGGGCCCCTGCCGGGACGCCGCTGA